In one Hypomesus transpacificus isolate Combined female chromosome 18, fHypTra1, whole genome shotgun sequence genomic region, the following are encoded:
- the dnajc5ab gene encoding dnaJ homolog subfamily C member 5 isoform X1 encodes MEQQRQRSLSTSGESLYQVLGVDKNATPEDIKKCYRKLALKFHPDKNPDNPEAADKFKEINNAHAILSDCTKRNIYDKYGSLGLYVAEQFGEENVNTYFVLSSWWAKALFVFCGVATGCYFCCCLCCCCNCCCGKCKPRPPMEHEPEFYVSPEDLEAQMTTDDRDGGEPIMMQPSSATENTQLTSDGHHSSYRTDAY; translated from the exons ATGGAGCAGCAGAGACAgcgttctctctccacctcaggAGAGTCCCTGTACCAGGTGCTGGGGGTGGACAAGAACGCCACGCCCGAAGACATCAAGAAGTGCTACAG GAAACTGGCTCTGAAGTTCCACCCAGACAAGAACCCCGACAACCCCGAGGCTGCAGACAAGTTCAAGGAGATCAACAACGCTCACGCCATCCTGTCTGACTGCACCAAGAGGAACATCTACGACAAGTACGGCTCCCTGGGGCTCTACGTGGCCGAGCAGTTCGGGGAGGAGAACGTCAACACCTACTTTGTCTTGTCTTCCTGGTGGGCcaag gccttGTTCGTCTTCTGTGGGGTGGCGACAGGCTGCTACTTCTGCTGCtgcctgtgctgctgctgtaaCTGCTGCTGTGGGAAGTGTAAACCCCGTCCTCCCATGGAGCATGAGCCTGAGTTCTACGTGTCCCCAGAGGACCTGGAGGCTCAGATGACCACAGACGACAGAG ATGGTGGGGAGCCTATCATGATGCAGCCGTCATCAGCTACAGAGAACACTCAGTTGACGTCAGACGGCCACCACTCCAGCTACCGGACCGACGCCTATTAG
- the dnajc5ab gene encoding dnaJ homolog subfamily C member 5 isoform X2 — MEQQRQRSLSTSGESLYQVLGVDKNATPEDIKKCYRKLALKFHPDKNPDNPEAADKFKEINNAHAILSDCTKRNIYDKYGSLGLYVAEQFGEENVNTYFVLSSWWAKALFVFCGVATGCYFCCCLCCCCNCCCGKCKPRPPMEHEPEFYVSPEDLEAQMTTDDRGGEPIMMQPSSATENTQLTSDGHHSSYRTDAY; from the exons ATGGAGCAGCAGAGACAgcgttctctctccacctcaggAGAGTCCCTGTACCAGGTGCTGGGGGTGGACAAGAACGCCACGCCCGAAGACATCAAGAAGTGCTACAG GAAACTGGCTCTGAAGTTCCACCCAGACAAGAACCCCGACAACCCCGAGGCTGCAGACAAGTTCAAGGAGATCAACAACGCTCACGCCATCCTGTCTGACTGCACCAAGAGGAACATCTACGACAAGTACGGCTCCCTGGGGCTCTACGTGGCCGAGCAGTTCGGGGAGGAGAACGTCAACACCTACTTTGTCTTGTCTTCCTGGTGGGCcaag gccttGTTCGTCTTCTGTGGGGTGGCGACAGGCTGCTACTTCTGCTGCtgcctgtgctgctgctgtaaCTGCTGCTGTGGGAAGTGTAAACCCCGTCCTCCCATGGAGCATGAGCCTGAGTTCTACGTGTCCCCAGAGGACCTGGAGGCTCAGATGACCACAGACGACAGAG GTGGGGAGCCTATCATGATGCAGCCGTCATCAGCTACAGAGAACACTCAGTTGACGTCAGACGGCCACCACTCCAGCTACCGGACCGACGCCTATTAG
- the LOC124480180 gene encoding laminin subunit alpha-5-like encodes MAREPVLGTLFPAGDSHTRAVMNLFLLLPLICCVSAQELPTNGVNGYSLHPPYFNLAEGTKITATATCGEDNTRTIQDLYCKLVGGPVFGEPSQTIQGQYCDICAMGDSDRAHPITNAIDGTERWWQSPPLSRSTEYNEVNVTLDLGQCHQECQTHGEHKVEQGLSKG; translated from the exons ATGGCGAGGGAACCGGTGCTGGGGACGTTGTTCCCGGCTGGCGACAGCCACACGAGGGCTGTTATGAACCTGTTTCTGCTCCTACCACTAATATGCTGTGTATCAGCACAGGAGCTCCCGACTAATGGTGTGAACGGTTACAGCTTACACCCTCCATACTTCAACTTGGCTGAAGGCACAAAAATCACCGCCACCGCAACCTGCGGGGAGGACAACACAAGGACGATACAGGACTTGTACTGCAAACTGGTTGGGGGGCCCGTTTTCGGAGAACCGAGTCAAACCATCCAG gGCCAGTACTGTGACATATGTGCCATGGGGGACAGTGACCGCGCCCACCCCATCACCAACGCCATAGACGGGACAGAGCGCTGGTGGCAGAGCCCGCCCCTCTCCCGGAGCACCGAGTACAACGAGGTCAACGTCACCCTGGACCTGGGACAG TGTCACCAAGAATGCCAGACGCACGGAGAACACAAAGTAGAGCAGGGTCTTTCAaaaggatag
- the adrm1 gene encoding proteasomal ubiquitin receptor ADRM1, whose protein sequence is MSSGALFPSLVSGSRGTSSKYLVEFRAGKMTLKGSTVTPDKRKGTVYIQQTDDSLIHFCWKDRTTGNVDDDLIIFPDDCEFKRVNQCTTGRVFVLKFKAGSKRLFFWMQEPKTDKDEEHCRKVNEFLNNPPMPGALGSGGSGSHELSALGGEGGLQSLLGNMSHNQLMQLIGPTGLGGLGGLGALAGPGLASLLGSGGPATSSSSSSSRSQSAAVTPSSGSGTTRISSAQAPTTPVTPAAPSATSPTVTPTTPAAAQTPLVPAAVGSPTQPIQLSDLQSILATMNVPAMAGAGQGVDLSSVLTPEIMTPILANSEVQQRLMPYLPSGESLPQSADEIQNTLTSPQFQQAMSMFSSALASGQLGPLMNQFGLPTEAVDAANKGDVEAFAKAMEGSDGKPEDGGSSKDKKDDDEDMSLD, encoded by the exons ATGTCGTCAGGCGCTTTATTTCCCAGCTTGGTGTCGGGCTCCCGAGGCACCTCAAGCAAGTACCTGGTAGAGTTCCGTGCCGGTAAGATGACCCTAAAGGGTAGCACGGTGACACCAGACAAGCGCAAGGGGACGGTGTACATCCAGCAAACGGACGATTCGCTTATTCATTTCTGCTGGAAGGACAGGACCACGGGAAACGTGGACGAC GATCTTATCATCTTCCCGGACGACTGTGAGTTCAAGAGGGTCAACCAGTGCACCACAGGACGGGTGTTTGTGCTCAAGTTCAAAGCAGGATCCAAAAGGCTCTTCTTCTGGATGcag GAGCCCAAGACGGACAAGGACGAGGAGCACTGTCGCAAGGTCAACGAGTTCCTGAACAACCCTCCCATGCCTGGGGCTCTGGGGAGCGGGGGCAGTGGCAGCCACGAGCTCTCTGCCCTGGGAG GTGAGGGCGGCCTGCAAAGCCTCCTGGGTAACATGAGTCATAACCAGCTCATGCAGCTGATTGGACCAACAGGACTAGGAGGGCTTG gtggtCTAGGGGCCTTGGCTGGTCCAGGGCTGGCTAGCCTTCTAGGCAGTGGAGGTCCAGCTACCAGCAGCTCCTCATCCAG CTCCCGCAGCCAGTCTGCTGCCGTCACCCCCTCCTCAGGCTCCGGAACCACCAGGATAAGCTCAGCCCAGGCCCCCACCACACCCGTGACCCCTGCCGCCCCCTCAGCCACCTCCCCCACGgtgacccccaccacccccgctGCCGCCCAGACCCCCCTGGTGCCCGCGGCCGTGGgcagccccacccagcccaTCCAGCTCAGCGACCTGCAGAGCATCCTGGCCACCATGAACGTACCCGCCATGGCCGGGGCAggacagggag tGGACCTGTCCAGTGTGCTGACCCCAGAGATCATGACTCCCATACTGGCCAACTCTGAGGTCCAGCAGAGGCTGATGCCTTACCTGCCCTCTGGGGAGTCCCTGCCACAGAGCGCCGACGAGATCCAGAACACACTCACCTCCCCGCAGTTCCAAcaa gcAATGAGCATGTTCAGCAGTGCCTTAGCGTCAGGCCAGCTGGGGCCTCTCATGAACCAGTTTGGCCTGCCCACAGAGGCTGTGGACGCTGCCAATAAAGGAG ACGTGGAGGCGTTTGCCAAAGCCATGGAGGGAAGCGACGGCAAGCCGGAAGACGGGGGGAGCTCCAAAGACAAGAAGGACGACGACGAGGACATGAGCCTGGATTAG
- the LOC124480333 gene encoding laminin subunit alpha-4-like, whose amino-acid sequence MYLGGTPENRGVANLTGCISNLFIKSDKPQVMNLIKAKENINVPLRCPAAQKPQQILATPPRQKGPKGKHRKPQAGSSRSRSTRQSCQGELSAQEPGAVHFSGSSHSYQRYDTLPAAFSKMPHISMAIRVNSSEGLVFHVSGQKGGAGMSLALSGGHLVLLVDGGKKKANIRSRKACNDGLWHTVFVKWEGEKASLILDGINAQFKRVSGGQKSRLRAPLHVGGAPSSLGAALQDQSSGFVGCVRDLTLNEQAAGSPQHSQGVGPCFLSSLEPGAYYPGQGGHLAIDESLVLSRDLEVQLEVRPASVSGLLLHAGGRTEQHLSLFLHQGEVTASLNAGNGLFSTSFTPEETLCDGRWHTITVVKKKNVLQLHVDAASEHSVGPKQGRSSVGTETVYLGGVPDGVVVPSLPASLPSYHGCVRRAVLNHRPAMLSKPLSVHGAVATQGCPAI is encoded by the exons ATGTACCTGGGCGGGACCCCGGAGAACAGGGGCGTGGCCAACCTGACGGGCTGCATCAGCAACCTGTTCAtcaagag CGATAAGCCTCAGGTGATGAACCTGATCAAAGCCAAGGAGAACATCAACGTTCCTCTGAGGTGTCCTGCTGCTCAGAAACCCCAACAGATCCTTGCCACCCCCCCACGGCAGAAGGGCCCcaag ggtAAACACAGGAAGCCTCAGGCGGGGAGCAGCAGGAGCCGCAGTACCAGACAGTCCTGCCAGGGGGAGCTGTCTGCCCAGGAGCCCGGCGCTGTTCACTTCAGCGGCTCCTCCCACAGCTACCAGCGCTACGACACGCTCCCCGCGGCCTTCAGCAAGAT gccccacaTCTCCATGGCGATCCGTGTCAACTCGTCTGAAGGCCTGGTGTTCCACGTGTCCGGCCAGAAGGGCGGCGCCGGGATGTCACTGGCGCTCTCTGGGGGTCACCTGGTCCTGCTGGTCGACGGGGGCAAGAAGAAGGCCAACATCCGCAGCCGCAAGGCCTGCAACGACGGACTCTGGCACACG GTGTTTGTGAAGTGGGAGGGCGAGAAAGCCAGTCTGATCCTGGACGGCATCAACGCCCAGTTTAAGAGGGTGTCCGGGGGGCAGAAGAGTCGCCTCAGAGCGCCTCTCCACGTTGGCGGCGCGCCCTCCAGCCTCGGCGCGGCGCTCCAGGACCAGTCCAGCGGCTTCGTGGGCTGCGTCAGAGACCTGACCCTGAACGAGCAGGCCGCTGGGAGCCCCCAGCACAGCCAGGGGGTGGGACCCTGCTTCCTGAGCAGCCTGGAGCCCGGGGCCTACTACCCTGGACAGGGAGGACACCTGGCTATAG acgaGTCTCTGGTTCTGTCTCGGGACCtggaggttcagctggaggtgcgTCCGGCGTCCGTGTCCGGGCTGCTGCTGCACGCCggggggaggacagagcagcacctcagcctcttcctccaccaGGGGGAGGTGACCGCCAGCCTCAACGCCGGGAACGgactcttctccacctccttcacccCCGAGGAGACCCTGTGTGACGGACGATGGCACACCATCACAG TTGTGAAGAAGAAGAACGTGTTGCAGCTCCACGTGGACGCGGCCAGCGAGCACAGCGTGGGGCCCAAGCAGGGGCGCTCCTCAGTGGGCACGGAGAcggtctacctggggggggtaCCAg aTGGCGTAGTGGTGCCTAGCCTCCCAGCGTCTCTGCCCTCCTACCACGGCTGTGTCCGCAGGGCGGTTCTCAACCACCGACCAGCCATGCTCTCCAAGCCTCTGTCTGTCCACGGAGCTGTAGCAACACAGGGCTGCCCCGCCATCTAA